A genomic segment from Arcobacter acticola encodes:
- a CDS encoding ArsS family sensor histidine kinase — MIRNVSISTFINIIFSLALVSIFITFGMFINHDKQKHEIALQNRYELIAENFLSSFQNQPTVESLLALYKKFKVTPIEDRDRKLKIIKNAQELTITQNYLGTYRVYKYADKYYIYVQQYGYNLMLKDSDNNNYSMAFIIVGFVISLLTFLFLYEVLKRKLRPLKILNKQIIEFSNGNKDIKLNYTSTDEIGTIAKSFNEAINIINNQSKSKDLFMRNMMHELKTPITKAMFIAETLNDDNKRETLQRAFKRMDDIIKELATVEKLTSKNTMIYKEETSFFNIYTRTLEIMMINPENIATKIRDFKFEVDVSMMSIALKNLIDNAIKFSPNKKAIINANKERIEIISLGEPLNNELAYYTEAFSQEEKRSDGFGLGLYIVKTIVCLHGYKLEYKYEGGRNFFIINMMK; from the coding sequence ATGATTAGAAATGTTTCCATATCGACTTTTATTAATATTATTTTTTCATTAGCTCTTGTATCTATTTTTATAACTTTTGGAATGTTTATTAATCATGATAAACAAAAACATGAGATTGCTTTACAAAATAGATATGAGTTGATTGCAGAAAACTTTTTAAGTTCATTTCAAAATCAACCAACCGTTGAATCTTTACTTGCTTTATATAAGAAATTTAAAGTTACGCCTATTGAAGATAGAGATAGAAAATTAAAAATCATTAAAAATGCACAAGAATTAACAATAACACAAAACTATTTAGGAACTTATAGGGTATATAAATATGCTGATAAATACTACATTTACGTACAGCAATATGGTTATAACTTAATGCTAAAAGATTCTGACAACAACAACTACAGTATGGCTTTTATAATCGTTGGATTTGTTATATCTTTACTTACATTTTTATTTTTATATGAAGTTCTAAAAAGAAAATTAAGACCTTTAAAAATATTAAATAAACAAATTATTGAGTTTTCAAATGGAAATAAAGACATAAAACTAAATTATACAAGTACAGATGAAATTGGTACCATTGCAAAAAGTTTTAATGAAGCTATAAATATCATAAATAATCAATCTAAATCAAAAGATTTATTTATGAGAAATATGATGCATGAGCTTAAAACCCCTATTACTAAGGCTATGTTTATTGCAGAAACTTTAAATGATGACAATAAAAGAGAAACTCTTCAAAGAGCATTTAAAAGAATGGATGATATTATCAAAGAGCTAGCGACTGTTGAAAAGCTAACTTCTAAAAATACTATGATTTATAAAGAAGAAACATCTTTTTTTAATATCTATACAAGAACCTTAGAAATCATGATGATAAATCCTGAGAATATAGCTACTAAAATAAGAGATTTCAAATTTGAAGTTGATGTATCTATGATGTCAATTGCACTAAAAAATTTAATTGATAATGCTATAAAATTCTCTCCAAATAAAAAAGCAATTATAAATGCAAATAAAGAAAGAATAGAAATCATTTCTTTAGGAGAACCTTTGAATAATGAACTTGCATACTATACAGAAGCGTTCTCTCAAGAAGAAAAAAGAAGTGATGGATTCGGGCTTGGTCTTTATATTGTAAAAACTATTGTATGTTTACATGGATATAAACTTGAATATAAATACGAGGGTGGAAGAAACTTTTTTATCATAAATATGATGAAATAG
- a CDS encoding ribbon-helix-helix domain-containing protein, which translates to MYKTVKPTTFTLSLELLEDLDAMSKEMGKKKTAIVSEALEMYMDYQDIQLAKKRLNDSTGTITHDELLKELGI; encoded by the coding sequence ATGTATAAAACAGTTAAACCAACTACCTTTACTTTATCATTAGAATTATTAGAAGATTTAGATGCTATGTCTAAAGAGATGGGTAAGAAAAAAACAGCGATAGTTTCAGAAGCACTTGAAATGTATATGGATTATCAAGATATTCAACTTGCTAAAAAAAGATTGAATGATAGTACAGGAACAATAACTCATGATGAATTATTAAAAGAACTTGGTATTTAA
- a CDS encoding DUF1016 N-terminal domain-containing protein produces MIAEFPDVKGFSYTNIKNIRQWFLFWQQLVSELKTIKSQQVVGESSIENTKQFVSKFDEEKSQQVVAQILMIPWGHNIAIIQKCKTIEEALYYVQNTIKNGISRNVLIHQIETNLYSRDGKAITNFEATLPPLQSDLAKEITKDPYNFDFYALQKAIKKKS; encoded by the coding sequence TTGATTGCAGAATTTCCTGATGTAAAAGGTTTTTCATATACAAATATAAAAAATATCAGACAATGGTTTTTATTTTGGCAACAACTTGTGAGTGAATTGAAAACTATAAAAAGCCAACAAGTTGTGGGCGAAAGTAGTATTGAAAATACGAAACAATTTGTTTCGAAATTTGATGAAGAAAAAAGCCAACAAGTTGTTGCTCAAATTTTGATGATACCTTGGGGACATAATATCGCAATTATTCAAAAATGCAAAACTATCGAAGAAGCCCTATATTATGTACAAAACACAATCAAAAATGGAATAAGTAGAAATGTACTTATTCATCAAATAGAAACAAATCTTTATTCAAGAGACGGCAAAGCCATCACTAACTTTGAAGCTACTCTTCCACCTCTTCAATCAGATTTAGCAAAAGAAATCACAAAAGACCCTTATAATTTTGATTTTTATGCCTTACAAAAGGCTATCAAGAAAAAGAGCTAG
- a CDS encoding response regulator transcription factor → MTKVLMIEDDLELAQIISDYLKSFDIEVTNTDSPYNGLSMLNVHKDYQLIILDLTLPEIDGLELIPKIREKSNIPIIISSARDDILDKVMGLERGADDYLPKPYNPRELQARIKTILKRVETKNETKKVETNSMFQIKESDMQILFKDTALTLTLAEYDILKLLIQRNHGVVAREDFIYASDNIEDDSSLKNIDVIISRIRTKLGKIDHNNTHIKSVRGIGYQLI, encoded by the coding sequence ATTACAAAAGTACTTATGATAGAAGATGATTTAGAATTAGCTCAAATCATCTCAGATTATTTAAAATCATTTGATATAGAAGTTACAAATACAGATAGTCCATATAATGGTCTATCTATGTTAAATGTACACAAAGACTATCAACTTATTATTTTAGATTTAACTCTTCCTGAAATTGATGGACTTGAATTAATTCCAAAAATCAGAGAAAAGTCAAATATACCTATTATCATAAGTTCAGCTCGGGATGACATTCTCGATAAAGTTATGGGATTAGAAAGAGGGGCAGATGATTATCTTCCAAAGCCTTATAACCCAAGAGAACTTCAAGCTAGAATTAAAACTATTCTAAAAAGAGTTGAAACAAAAAACGAAACAAAAAAAGTTGAAACAAACTCTATGTTTCAAATTAAAGAAAGTGATATGCAAATATTATTTAAAGACACTGCACTTACTTTAACACTTGCAGAATATGATATTTTGAAATTACTTATTCAAAGAAATCATGGTGTAGTTGCACGTGAAGATTTTATTTATGCAAGTGATAATATAGAAGATGATTCATCACTTAAAAATATTGATGTAATTATTTCAAGAATTAGAACAAAGCTAGGGAAAATCGATCATAACAACACACATATTAAATCAGTAAGAGGTATCGGATATCAGTTAATATGA
- a CDS encoding Do family serine endopeptidase: MKKKLLIISTLIATQLFAKTIDFEMMDKNPVRVTPNSNNEILSFNDSVKNSVNSIVNISAKKHVDTNLDSVPLQQMFNDPLFKRFFGDQFGENQFKQNRVQRSLGSGVIVSKEGYIVTNNHVIENADEITVTIGDDTTEYNGKLIGRDADSDMAVIKIETEKTLTPIKIGDSNSLKVGDLIFAIGNPFGIGSTVTQGIISALNKNKVGINRYENYIQTDASINPGNSGGALVDSRGALIGINTAIISKSGGNNGIGFAIPIAMVQDVVTKLVADGKVTRGYLGVAIGDVDNELAKVYKRKEGALILDISADTPASKYGLKRGDLIYAINGKAVKDRTSLQNTIASFKPEEKIVLQVERDRKDIDLNIVLGDRTSSLAEVQTDSSVPVLGGLKLSLIDAENQKKFRLPTEITGILISDVEPKSQAEESGFQSGDVIIQIEDIEIKTFANIDAALKKYKEKYKRVYVNRYGQTILFVTQ; this comes from the coding sequence GTGAAGAAAAAACTTTTGATTATTTCTACATTAATTGCAACTCAACTATTTGCAAAAACTATAGATTTTGAGATGATGGATAAAAATCCAGTAAGAGTTACACCAAATTCAAATAATGAAATTTTATCTTTTAATGACAGTGTTAAGAATTCAGTAAATTCAATAGTAAATATTTCCGCAAAAAAACACGTTGATACAAATTTAGATTCAGTTCCATTACAACAAATGTTCAACGATCCATTATTTAAAAGATTTTTTGGTGATCAATTTGGTGAAAATCAATTTAAACAAAATAGAGTTCAAAGATCTTTAGGATCAGGTGTTATTGTTTCAAAAGAGGGATATATTGTAACTAATAATCATGTTATTGAAAATGCAGATGAAATCACAGTTACAATTGGTGATGATACAACTGAATATAATGGAAAATTAATAGGTCGTGATGCAGACAGTGATATGGCTGTTATTAAAATCGAAACAGAAAAAACATTAACTCCAATCAAAATTGGTGATTCAAATAGTTTAAAAGTAGGAGATCTAATTTTTGCAATTGGAAATCCATTTGGTATTGGAAGCACAGTTACTCAAGGAATTATCTCAGCTTTAAATAAAAATAAAGTTGGAATTAATAGATATGAAAACTATATTCAAACAGATGCTTCAATAAACCCTGGAAACTCAGGTGGTGCCTTAGTTGATAGTCGTGGTGCTTTAATTGGTATTAATACAGCTATTATTTCTAAAAGTGGTGGAAATAATGGAATTGGCTTTGCAATACCAATTGCAATGGTTCAAGATGTTGTTACAAAACTAGTAGCAGATGGAAAAGTAACACGTGGTTATTTAGGTGTAGCTATTGGTGATGTTGATAATGAACTAGCAAAAGTTTATAAAAGAAAAGAAGGTGCTTTAATTTTAGATATATCAGCTGATACTCCAGCTTCTAAATATGGACTAAAAAGAGGTGACTTAATTTATGCAATAAATGGAAAAGCTGTAAAAGATAGAACTTCTTTACAAAATACAATTGCATCTTTTAAACCTGAAGAGAAAATTGTACTTCAAGTTGAAAGAGATAGAAAAGATATTGATTTAAATATTGTATTAGGAGATAGAACTTCAAGTCTTGCAGAAGTTCAAACGGATAGTTCAGTACCTGTTCTTGGTGGATTAAAATTAAGTTTAATTGATGCAGAAAATCAAAAGAAATTTAGATTACCAACAGAAATAACAGGAATACTGATTTCAGATGTTGAGCCTAAATCACAAGCTGAGGAATCAGGTTTTCAATCAGGCGATGTTATTATTCAAATTGAAGACATTGAAATCAAAACGTTTGCAAATATTGATGCAGCATTAAAAAAATATAAAGAAAAATATAAAAGAGTTTATGTAAATAGATATGGTCAAACTATTCTATTCGTAACACAATAA
- a CDS encoding type II toxin-antitoxin system RelE family toxin: MYSVVYQKTAVNDFKRIDKSNLKFLTDSILEFTNNFSFEFEQELLKTGKIKKLQGLNEELYRLKLRTYRVIYKKEEDRLIILVVAVKSRENSYRK; the protein is encoded by the coding sequence ATGTATAGCGTTGTTTATCAAAAAACAGCTGTTAATGATTTTAAACGTATAGATAAATCAAATCTAAAATTTTTGACTGATTCTATTTTAGAGTTTACTAATAATTTCTCTTTTGAATTTGAACAAGAACTTTTAAAAACTGGCAAAATCAAAAAACTTCAAGGATTAAATGAAGAACTTTATAGATTGAAACTAAGAACTTATAGAGTAATTTATAAAAAAGAAGAAGATAGACTAATTATTTTAGTCGTAGCTGTAAAATCTAGGGAAAATTCTTATAGGAAATAA
- a CDS encoding cobyric acid synthase, producing the protein MNNISIFGTSSDAGKSTITFVIAKILQDLGHSVAPFKAQNVSNNSHVCDDGSEIAIAQYFQSEVLGVETSYHLNPILLKSGRGSSASLIVEGKVVSNKDVLEYYRDLDLLKPAVKRCFEYLDAKYDCLVCEGAGSPVELNLMDKDLSNIFIATEYNTKIILVADIEKGGVFASIWGVYNLLPEKLRKNVIGVIVNKFRGDLSLFDEGIRIIEEDFKIPVLGVLPYLPFNLGFEDSASLKNFVQHPRNKKLDIAVISYPHMSNYNDFEPLIADEEVFVEFVSSNISLEKFDLVILPGSKLVIKDLLWLKETGLFEQIQNYKKDICAICGGYEMMFNFLDDKYALENEQAVKEQGFGLIDDIVVFEKEKILEKKTYDLFEEKIEGFEIHHGMCEKYPLSFEKENFKGTFVHGIFDNNEFRTKYFKSIKNEYMGFDFQEYKKQTIDSFISTLKAKLDVNHILKSIT; encoded by the coding sequence ATGAATAACATCTCAATCTTTGGTACAAGTAGTGATGCAGGAAAATCAACTATCACTTTTGTAATAGCAAAAATACTTCAAGACTTAGGTCATAGTGTTGCTCCCTTTAAAGCTCAAAATGTATCAAATAATTCTCATGTTTGTGATGATGGAAGTGAAATAGCTATCGCTCAGTATTTTCAATCGGAGGTTTTAGGTGTTGAGACTTCATATCATCTAAATCCTATTTTACTTAAATCAGGTCGTGGAAGTTCGGCTTCTTTAATAGTTGAGGGGAAAGTTGTGAGTAATAAAGATGTATTAGAGTATTACCGTGATTTAGACTTACTTAAACCTGCTGTAAAGAGATGTTTTGAGTATTTAGATGCAAAGTATGATTGTCTTGTTTGTGAGGGTGCTGGAAGTCCTGTGGAGTTAAATCTTATGGATAAGGATTTATCTAATATTTTTATTGCAACAGAATATAACACAAAAATCATATTAGTAGCAGACATAGAAAAAGGTGGAGTTTTTGCTTCGATTTGGGGAGTTTATAATCTTCTTCCAGAAAAGTTACGAAAAAATGTAATAGGTGTAATTGTAAATAAATTTAGAGGTGATTTATCACTTTTTGATGAGGGTATTAGAATCATAGAAGAGGATTTTAAAATTCCAGTTTTGGGAGTATTGCCATATCTTCCTTTTAATTTAGGATTTGAAGATAGTGCATCTTTGAAAAACTTTGTTCAACATCCAAGAAATAAAAAACTTGATATTGCAGTTATTTCATATCCACATATGAGTAACTACAATGACTTTGAACCTTTAATAGCAGATGAAGAAGTTTTTGTAGAGTTTGTGAGTTCTAATATTTCCCTTGAAAAGTTTGATTTAGTGATACTTCCAGGAAGTAAGCTTGTAATCAAAGATTTACTTTGGCTAAAAGAGACTGGTTTATTTGAACAAATACAAAACTACAAAAAAGATATTTGTGCCATTTGTGGTGGTTATGAAATGATGTTTAATTTTCTTGATGATAAGTATGCTTTAGAAAATGAACAAGCAGTAAAAGAGCAGGGCTTTGGTCTTATAGATGATATTGTGGTTTTTGAAAAAGAGAAGATTTTAGAGAAAAAAACTTATGATTTATTTGAAGAAAAAATAGAAGGTTTTGAGATACACCACGGTATGTGTGAAAAGTATCCACTATCTTTTGAAAAGGAAAATTTCAAAGGTACTTTTGTTCATGGAATTTTTGATAACAATGAGTTTAGAACAAAATACTTCAAATCAATTAAAAATGAATATATGGGTTTTGATTTTCAAGAGTATAAAAAACAAACCATAGATAGTTTTATTTCTACATTAAAAGCAAAACTAGATGTCAATCATATATTAAAAAGCATCACTTAA
- a CDS encoding ATP-binding protein encodes MFVNRVKELQLLNDEYKEESFRFSVLYGRRRVGKTTLLKEYIQNKESIYFLVTLESENIVLKRFQDIIANYLNDDFLKELKIDSFEQIFKYISQKTFEKKLIIIIDEFQYLTKINSSIPSIFQYIIDELLKQKNIHLILCGSIISMMYEQTLSYNSPLYGRRTSAIKLEAIKFEYIKEFFSKKSEIELIELYSILYGVPKYLEMFKDTKDIYKSIEKNILDKNSFLYDEPRFILQNEVNEPITYFTILETIARGEHKLGNIAGRLNKNVQNITSFISKLMELDIIYKDVPITEINPQKSKKGLYFIKDNFFRFWFSYCLPYKSQLEMDNTKFVLTKIQESFTNHISKTYEDICIEYTLKNEELLKCGRWWNKNEEIDMVGVGEDFLIVGECKYTNKKVGIDILNSLKEKSKQIELKLPIKKFMLFSKSGYTDELIKISLEDRSIKLVENIL; translated from the coding sequence ATGTTTGTAAATAGAGTAAAAGAACTTCAACTTTTGAATGATGAATATAAAGAAGAGAGTTTTCGATTTTCAGTACTTTATGGAAGAAGAAGAGTTGGTAAAACAACACTTTTAAAAGAGTATATTCAAAATAAAGAGTCTATTTATTTCTTAGTTACATTAGAAAGTGAAAATATTGTTTTAAAAAGATTTCAAGATATTATTGCCAATTATTTAAATGATGATTTTTTAAAAGAGTTAAAAATAGATAGTTTTGAGCAAATTTTTAAATATATATCTCAAAAAACTTTTGAAAAGAAACTAATAATAATCATAGATGAATTTCAATATCTAACAAAAATAAATTCTTCTATTCCTTCGATTTTTCAATATATAATAGATGAGTTATTAAAACAAAAAAATATACATCTTATATTATGTGGTTCGATTATATCTATGATGTATGAGCAAACACTTTCTTATAATTCACCTTTATATGGAAGAAGAACAAGTGCTATAAAACTAGAAGCTATAAAATTTGAGTATATAAAAGAGTTTTTCTCAAAAAAGAGTGAAATTGAACTAATTGAATTATATTCTATTTTATATGGAGTACCTAAATATCTTGAAATGTTTAAAGATACTAAAGATATATATAAATCAATTGAAAAAAATATCTTAGATAAAAACTCTTTTCTTTATGATGAACCAAGATTTATATTACAAAATGAAGTAAATGAGCCAATTACTTATTTTACTATATTAGAAACTATTGCAAGAGGTGAACATAAACTTGGCAATATTGCAGGAAGATTAAATAAAAATGTTCAAAATATAACATCGTTTATTTCAAAACTGATGGAACTTGATATTATTTATAAAGATGTACCAATAACTGAAATAAATCCGCAAAAAAGTAAAAAGGGATTGTATTTTATAAAAGATAACTTCTTTAGATTTTGGTTTTCATATTGTTTACCATATAAAAGCCAACTTGAAATGGACAATACAAAGTTTGTTCTAACAAAAATACAAGAGAGTTTTACAAATCATATTTCAAAAACCTATGAAGATATATGTATAGAATACACACTTAAAAATGAAGAACTATTAAAGTGTGGTAGATGGTGGAACAAAAATGAAGAGATTGATATGGTTGGTGTTGGTGAAGATTTTTTAATCGTAGGTGAATGTAAGTACACAAATAAAAAAGTAGGTATTGATATTTTGAATAGTTTAAAAGAAAAATCAAAGCAAATTGAATTAAAACTACCTATAAAAAAATTTATGCTCTTTTCTAAATCAGGTTATACAGATGAGTTAATAAAAATTAGTTTAGAAGATAGAAGTATAAAACTAGTAGAAAATATTTTATAG
- a CDS encoding SDR family oxidoreductase, which translates to MKVLLTGSTGYIGRRLKQKLLEDKNIKLRLLVRNKKSVCELEKKVEIIEGDTFNKDALKIALQDVDTAYYLIHSLSNENYKDLDKISAQNFLDVAVECGVKRIIYLGGLGVKNDDTSEHLLSRIETGEILSSNKNVQTIWFRAGVIIGSGSASFEIIRNLTEKLPVMTTPKWVNTIAQPIAIDDVLSYLQEAINLETKENLIVDIGSKALSYKEMMIGTANALGLKRVIIPLPFMSINISSYWLNLFTPVPFSVAKALIEGLKSEVTIQNDHAKKYFPQIQPISYEDSVRNAIKEIEENQVISRWNDTANGVWEKNSSNEISQALYMDRKEADISHIQAQKVYQAFTSIGGENGWFAFDFLWELRGFIDKMIGGVGLKRGRRSQCDLRISDCLDFWKVVDLKENERLLLYAQMKLPGEAWLEFKIKDNKLIQSAYFYPKGVFGRLYWYSLVPLHYFIFKNMINSIIKKASTL; encoded by the coding sequence ATGAAAGTTTTATTAACAGGCTCAACTGGATATATAGGAAGAAGATTAAAACAAAAGCTTCTAGAAGATAAAAATATAAAACTAAGACTTTTGGTTAGAAATAAAAAAAGTGTCTGCGAGTTAGAAAAAAAAGTAGAAATAATTGAAGGTGACACTTTTAATAAAGATGCTCTAAAAATAGCTCTTCAAGATGTAGATACTGCTTATTATCTAATACACTCTTTAAGTAATGAAAACTATAAAGACCTAGATAAAATCTCAGCTCAAAACTTTTTAGATGTAGCAGTTGAATGTGGGGTAAAAAGAATAATCTATCTAGGTGGTCTTGGAGTTAAAAATGATGATACAAGCGAACACTTACTTTCTCGTATTGAAACAGGAGAAATACTTAGTTCTAATAAAAATGTTCAAACAATATGGTTTAGAGCAGGAGTAATAATAGGTTCAGGAAGTGCTAGTTTTGAAATCATCAGAAATCTAACAGAAAAACTTCCAGTAATGACCACTCCTAAATGGGTAAATACTATAGCTCAACCAATTGCAATAGATGATGTTTTATCATATTTACAGGAAGCTATAAATCTAGAAACAAAAGAAAATCTAATAGTTGATATTGGAAGTAAGGCTTTAAGTTATAAAGAGATGATGATAGGAACGGCAAATGCCTTAGGACTAAAAAGAGTTATTATTCCTCTTCCTTTTATGAGTATTAATATCTCATCATATTGGCTGAACCTTTTTACACCCGTTCCTTTTAGTGTGGCAAAAGCATTAATAGAAGGACTTAAATCAGAAGTAACCATACAAAATGACCATGCTAAAAAATATTTCCCTCAAATACAGCCTATTTCATATGAAGACTCTGTAAGAAATGCAATAAAAGAGATAGAAGAAAATCAAGTAATAAGTAGATGGAATGATACAGCAAATGGTGTTTGGGAAAAAAATAGCTCAAATGAAATCTCACAAGCTTTATATATGGATAGAAAAGAAGCAGACATCTCACATATTCAAGCTCAAAAAGTATATCAAGCTTTTACTTCTATTGGAGGAGAAAATGGTTGGTTTGCTTTTGACTTCCTTTGGGAACTAAGAGGTTTCATAGATAAGATGATTGGTGGAGTTGGTTTAAAAAGAGGAAGAAGAAGCCAATGTGATTTAAGAATTAGTGATTGTTTGGATTTTTGGAAAGTTGTAGATTTGAAAGAAAATGAAAGACTTTTATTATACGCACAAATGAAACTTCCAGGAGAGGCATGGCTTGAGTTTAAAATCAAAGATAATAAACTAATCCAATCAGCCTACTTCTATCCAAAAGGAGTATTTGGAAGACTCTATTGGTATAGCCTAGTTCCCCTACACTACTTTATATTTAAAAATATGATAAATAGTATTATAAAAAAAGCATCAACTCTTTAA
- the cbiB gene encoding adenosylcobinamide-phosphate synthase CbiB, with the protein MYYEVALIAYIIDRFFGEFHELKFLKHPIVFIGDYISWFEKIFYKDSIFRGILLSSSLLIIVFIVSYFFSLFDNIYVQGFLASFALSSRMLYDAVKDVISNDDIKIKRKKISMLVSRDTSNLSNTGVNKAAIETYGENLNDGVIAPLFYLLCFGIVGAFMYKAVNTLDSMVGYRNDKYERFGKFSARLDDVVNFIPARITAVLIAILFFSKKALFNFRKYGKKHESFNAGLPISALALAINVRLGGPTSYFGKIKNKPYFGDGKINIEDSDVLHALKLRNRLDVFIIIVLILGVL; encoded by the coding sequence ATGTATTATGAAGTAGCTTTAATCGCATATATTATAGATAGATTTTTTGGAGAATTCCATGAATTAAAATTTCTCAAACATCCTATTGTTTTCATAGGAGATTATATCTCTTGGTTTGAGAAAATTTTTTATAAGGATTCAATTTTTAGAGGTATTCTTTTATCATCGTCATTATTGATTATTGTTTTTATAGTGTCTTATTTCTTTTCCTTATTTGATAATATTTATGTACAAGGATTTTTAGCATCTTTTGCACTTTCATCTAGAATGCTTTATGATGCAGTAAAAGATGTGATTTCAAATGATGATATTAAAATAAAAAGAAAGAAGATCTCTATGTTAGTAAGTAGAGATACATCAAATCTTAGTAATACAGGTGTAAATAAAGCAGCCATTGAAACGTATGGTGAAAACTTAAATGATGGAGTGATTGCGCCACTTTTTTATCTTTTATGTTTTGGAATTGTAGGTGCTTTTATGTATAAAGCTGTTAATACTCTTGATTCTATGGTTGGATATAGAAATGATAAGTATGAACGATTTGGTAAGTTTTCTGCACGTTTGGATGATGTGGTAAATTTTATACCAGCAAGAATAACAGCTGTTTTAATTGCTATATTATTTTTTAGTAAAAAGGCATTATTTAACTTTAGAAAATATGGAAAGAAACATGAAAGTTTCAATGCAGGACTACCTATATCAGCTTTAGCACTAGCTATTAATGTTAGACTTGGCGGTCCAACTTCATATTTTGGAAAAATAAAAAATAAGCCTTATTTTGGGGATGGAAAAATAAATATAGAAGATAGCGATGTTTTACATGCTTTGAAACTTAGAAATCGTTTAGATGTATTTATTATAATTGTATTAATTTTAGGAGTTTTATGA
- a CDS encoding PDDEXK nuclease domain-containing protein, which translates to MTKFLLELGSGFAYVGRQYKLIVGGDEFRIDLLFYHIKLKCYVVVELKATEFKPEFAGKLSFYTSAVDEEIKDKNDNPAIGILICKSKKIERVFS; encoded by the coding sequence ATCACGAAATTTTTACTTGAACTGGGAAGTGGATTTGCATATGTTGGCAGACAATACAAGCTAATTGTTGGCGGTGATGAGTTTAGAATAGATTTACTTTTTTATCATATAAAACTAAAATGTTATGTGGTAGTAGAGCTAAAAGCCACAGAGTTCAAACCAGAATTTGCAGGAAAACTTAGCTTTTATACATCAGCAGTTGATGAAGAGATAAAAGACAAAAATGACAACCCAGCCATAGGAATACTTATTTGCAAATCAAAAAAGATTGAAAGAGTATTTAGCTGA
- a CDS encoding type II toxin-antitoxin system RelE/ParE family toxin translates to METLTLEQSKRFKKELDEIILFIEIDCPNSVYKFFEDIISKIKTIPNNPYIYRKREDAKDENLRELIYKGYTIPFKIKKIIKSSS, encoded by the coding sequence ATCGAAACTTTAACCTTAGAACAATCAAAAAGATTCAAAAAAGAACTTGATGAAATAATTCTTTTTATAGAAATAGATTGTCCTAATAGCGTGTATAAATTTTTCGAAGATATTATTTCTAAAATTAAAACAATACCAAATAATCCTTATATCTACAGAAAAAGAGAAGATGCAAAAGATGAGAATTTACGAGAACTTATCTATAAAGGTTATACTATACCTTTTAAGATAAAGAAAATCATAAAATCATCATCTTAG